From the Pleurodeles waltl isolate 20211129_DDA chromosome 6, aPleWal1.hap1.20221129, whole genome shotgun sequence genome, the window catgtacttggcactctactgcggtggtgtagagtgccacatgggctgcattacagaggggcctagtctacgtatttctggctggcctaggtacacccacaggcctcctcccccacccagacccctccattgcgtgcaaagtccgcagaatgaggttgtactcacccccttgtgtctgctgtgatgccctcaagcacccatccaactcagggtagaccaccgccaggatccggaacatcaggggggtcatggtgcaacgggcacccctcgcacgttgggaggccatccccagctgagcctccgccgtcttcttgctccagcggcaaatgtcctcccatcttttccggcagtgggtgccctgtctctggtgggcccccagggtccggacgtccttggcgatggcacgccaaatgtccctcttctggtgggagctgacctacatgacatgcacaagggatgatgaaaagtcattaccaactgcaccgtcgatgtgagtggccccctccctactctagccatgtggcccattcattcacatgcattaatgttccctgaactctgcccccttccctcttacaaccagccctctccacccaggcctagcccatacaacgtgctccctgtgtactaacctgttggtctggaggaccgtagagtagcgtgtactgggggaggaccccgtctaccagtttctccaactcctgagcagtgaaggcaggggccctttccccagacgcagcaaccattgtcgcttccagaccgagttcacaccagcatttgctgtgtaggtcctctcttgtcgaagatcaggtatctagtgattgaacagatagaaaatggcggtgacgtccgcggcggtgacgtccgcggcggtgcgtatcatcaccgccggtgcacctgttcattagctcctgggacccatagggtcctatgtaaaccaatgcagcattgcgcctcggtctacgaccacctaccgcgacggtgtgcaacgccagcgcagttaccccacaatcccattgtcccattttagaggtcaggcagccgccatttcaggggcccacatggcttggtttacttctgcgtcacacatagctaggcatacactcaacacacatacaggaagggttttgtgtttggtgtagtcttctgtgtaactgttggTACATACCAGgaagaaaattgactttatcgtcgctgttgtccttcgtaggcgccgtcagctgggacatgtgagaagatggcggaatcctcccgtgtaccgaccgctggtggacctgttgacaatggaagagcgacatttagtcgtcacctacaggtttgaccgtgccacaatccaggaactatgtacccagttggagacaggcctgatgtcaccaatccgccatcccactggaatcctcctgacgtgcaggtgctgtcagtgctccatttccttgcaagtgggtcatttcagacaacagtggccatggcatcagggatgtcccagcctatgttttccaacgtgttgtccagagtgttgtctgccctgctgaaacacgtaaggatatacatcattttccctgaggtggaacatttggctacagtcaaaggtgacttctatgtccttggacatatccccaacatcataggtgctattgatgggacacatgtagctctggtccccccccacaggagtgaagaggtgtacaggaaccggaagagttatcatttgatgaatgtacagatggtctgtttggcagaccagtacatctcccaggttaatgctatgttacctggctctgtgcatgacgcctacatcctgcggaatagcagcatccctgatatgatgggtcaactccagaggcaccgtgtatggctattaggggactctggttaccccaacctttcctggctattgaccccagtgaggaatcccaggaccagtgtagaggaacgctacaatgaggcccacgggctgactatgagggtgatcgaatgcaccttcggcctccttaaggccaggttcaggtgcctccatatgacaggtggttccctattctactcaccgaagaaggtgtgccagatcatcatcgcctgctcgatgtttcataacttggctttgcgactccaggtgccttttctgcaggaggatggtccagatgacggtgttgtggcagctgtggagcctgtggacagtgatgaggaggaagctgaggaagaagacaacgacaacagggagtcagtcatacagcaatatttccacacaggtgagaacattttcatttttaccattacattcactgtcacacgtcttcctctatcctgtgtgtaatttaatgggattatttggtaattgagttgtttctttctattacggtttcacaggtgtggttaccaacgtgtgtcatctacttgcatccttcaaggacttgtgatgtgtgacattggtatgttgcctttacatctcacaacgcattttgacactgtcatagatattacatttgaaCAAAtcgtagactgactccagattattttgtgtttcaagggtgtttattgaagtgctcagaaatgggagggggtggcaaaatggtgatgggtgatggcggagaaatgtccatggcagaatccagtctattagtctcacaggtgcactgcccatatgggcataggaagtggagctggggcagttcaagtatggacagggtaactaagtgggacagtggggggacaatcagggtggtctcatttcctgccgggggtcttgccatcttgctctgtcctgtccctggatctcagggaccgcttgcgtggtggttgtctgtctgcagggggtggggtgctggtgtggtggtcctctggcgggacatcctgtccactagcgccggcggaggtggtgggcagttcatcgtcctggcttgtgtcaggggcccgttggagtgccacggtgtccctcagggtctgctgtatgtccttcagcacccctatgatggtgcccaaggcggagctgatggtcctgagctcctccctgaaccccaaatactggtcctcctgcaggcgctgggtctcctgaaacttgaccaggaccgttgccatagtctcctgggagttgtggtatgctcccatgatggaggtgagggcctcggggagagtgggttcccttggcctgtctgccccctgtcacacagcagccctcccagttcccctgtgttcctgtgcctccgtcccctggaccgtgtgcccactaccactacccccaggtccctgttgttgttagggtggtgggttatcctgggttccctgtagtggtggacacaccgctgattgacctgtcctgggtacggaggtttgggcccgctgggtgggtgctgtgctggtgttaccagaggctggaaggtcagtgttgggctgtgcctgtgcaaggggaaccgactgtcccgaggcccacgatggtccgggctggtcatcaggatccagtaaggcagagctgctatcgtcactgtgggtctcttctgggggtggagtggtgttgtcttgaccctctggtgtggtgacggtccttcgtgttcctgcaggggcataagagcatgattattgcatgtgtgtgtgtgtgatggtgtgcaatgggtgggtgtctttgtaccccagtgctagcattcctgtttgggggcttgtgtgatgatggttagggggttgttctgggtatgtgcagtgggcatacttaggtgataggtgtccatgcttagttgtgtcatgccgggcttggtgttgggatgtgtagtttgtgttatgaatacattagtgaggagttggggtgataggggagggtgggggtgtgatagcatgcaggtagggtgggggataggatagttaaaatttgacttaccagtgtcccatcctccaccgactcctccgaggccctctggatgcatgatggtcaagacttgctcctcccatgttgttagttgtgggggaggaggtgggggtccgccaccagtctgctgaaccgtgatgttgtgcctggagaccgttgaacgcaccttcccccgtaggtcgttccacctcttcctgatgtcctccctatttcttgggtgctgtcccacagcgttgaccctgtcgactattcttcgccatagctccatcttcctggctatggatgtgtgctgcacctgtgaaccaaatagctgtggctctacccagacaatttcctccaccatgacccggagctcctcctcggaaaagcgggggtgtctttgacgtgccatggggtggtgtgtatgatgtgtggggtggggtgagtgttgatgtgtgtggtgatgtgtagtggtgtgtggtgttttgtgtgtggatgttgtgtgcctctgtatggtggggttgtctttgctgtgctgtctatgtggccttcgtccgtgaattgtggtcacaggggtttgtgggtgatgtgggtgtgtgttttatattgtattgggtgtgtgggagtgttgtttatatgtatatcaggtctgtgtattttgaattgtccaatgtggcagtgttttggagatgtgtgtgtattttgagcatgacggtatgtaccgccaatggaataccgcggttgaaagactgccgcgtggattcgtgggtcgtgatagcatgggcgtatttctgttggcgtggagttggaggatttgtttttggcagtttagcactgacctttggcgtgggggacttgtgtgggtgtctgaatttcggcggattccgagatgtgggtcataataggtgtggcggaattctgcggccgtgcggtgtattggcggtcttctgcacggcggtaagcgccttttaccgccaatgttgtaatgaccccctatgtattgttACAATTTCAATGTATAAGCGGCTAACCTCAGCTGCCGCGAAGGTGCCTGCATCAcaatgcggtgtatatgtggccaaacgaagccaggtaggaccatcattactcagagacCCTAGCCTAAAATGTAGTATTGTATGGTGTAGGGCACCATCAAGACAGTTTTGGTGGTCTTGGAAAGATCATGATATCTCTATGTAtggatatgctctgtattgtgcaggtatacaatgatgaaatgtattagagttcccatcaactgctggaaaattgacccaagagtaaaaaagttctgtcctataagcTGGGTGATCCTCAACCACAAATATAACAGCATCCCCTGAGCTATGAGGtcattatttaataaatgattagtGTGGGGGgcctcatgtttactgcaattacctcCCATTGCAGTTTTGCCAATGTAAATATATTGGTTCAGAGAAAAGGATACCAATTAGGGGTTAATTATTTTAAGGTTCCAGCTTGAACTACTTTCAGTCTAAAATAGGTGCTACATATCCAGCTAAGGAGGACATCCTCAATATCATGGACATCTCCATATATACGATGtttagcatgtagtgagacagcGAGTCAGTGTCTGACCAATATTGGTGGTACCATGTTGTGTTTGGTTCTCGTTATACTAAAAGAGGCTGGATTCGGGAGGCAGCACTGTCTGGCTAAAGGGAACTGAGTGCAATCTTATTTCATATCATAACTGTCGGTCTAACCCTttcagccagctagcagtacctcaccagcacctaaaagtggccatgatttatggcagccgtacACATGACATTATggacctcattctgaccctggcggtttgaaaccgccagggcagagggccgcggaagcaccgccaacaggctggcggtgcttcatgggcaattctgactgcggcggtaaagccgcggtcagaaaagggcaaccggcggtttaccgccggtttacccctggcccagggaatcctccatggcggtgctgcttgcagcgccgccatggggattccgacccccttcccgccagcctgttctgaAGAGGCTGGCGgggacgggtgtcgtggggcccctgggggcccctgcactgcccatgccaatggcatgggtagtgcaggggccccataatgattttcagtgtctgctttgcagacactgaaaatcgcgacgggtgcaactgcacccgtcgcacccctgcaaatccgccggctccattcggagccggcttcctctttgcaggggctttcccgctgggccggcgggcgatcttcttgagatcgcccgccggcccagcgggaaagttagaatcaccgccgcggtcatttgaccgcggtgcggtgtttgggcagtttccgtccggcgggcggtgcccgccgcccgccggtgtcggaatgaccccctatgattccTCACGGAAATCATGgtgcaacagatctcatccttttctctcagttacatacaCACTTGCAAAGACAGACAGAAGctgaaattggtgcaatgcattttattgaatcaactgcattctagataaaatagcatgtactgcaacGATTAGGATGATAAAACCAAATAATAGCAATTCAGTgacaaggaaaatgaaaaagaagaaaggtCCCACTATAGTGTCAGAGTGCTAAGTGTCAGGATTCCTACCTACGCCAATAAGATGTTACTAGAGCACTGCAGAGTTAGCCCTAATCCACCTTTCAGGTTTCATTGAAAGACACCATCtcccatacctgaatatgatagtgaagagggctgttagtctactgagagtcctccctTATGTAAATGTAGAcaccaagtctcagcagacagctgcagtgaagcgacagcatgcagtggcaattttctgACAGGAACTCTCCCGCTAACATATAGGGGGGGaaagggatgttttataataaaacagctagtgttatGAGAAACCTGCCCTGATGTAAGAACATGTATGTTTCTCGTGAAGAGACAAAGATTGCAGTATTCCactttgcactgacaacatattaaAGACAACCTTGAGCAAAGCACAgtaatgaaaacagtttctgtgctaaaagcatttgagataaaggaaaataaaacatcaccacagaagagaacttctgctcagaaaataaaatgaatcatACTAGGCTAAAGGACACAAGCTGCAGAtctatggctaaaataacgtgcccataaaaaCTACTAAAATAACATCACAACAAAACCTATCTACCAAAATactgagaaataaaaaaataatgcaatttgaaagcaggtgttaaaaggtgtAATgtgttcattttgcctttcttttttaactttatttgtgtgctgcactgtacagcacaaacacaaagtaggaaaagttttaaaagttgtctaggcttagTATTTTGGACTGGAAGGGAGCCCCTCCATCACAAAACAGATGCTAgactcaaacacacacacctttgcactatggcatGAAGTTGTGTGCATGACGCACAGCACTGAAATTCTGCTCTGGCATTAGGGAGAGCTCtggccatatctttgtagatatctCCTGTTCTCCTTCTCCCTCACTGTTACGCAATGCATCGCAGCATTTTTTATTGGTGTAATACATTTGGTgacactttgataaatctggcttGTAATCTCATGCAGATACCACCCCTCATAACTTGTAAGTAGTGTAGGAAGTATAGTGAATGACTGTACACACAAAGCTTCCATAGATGTTTTAATCCTCTGCCGAAGCTTTTGCGAGTTTGTTTTCTCAGAGAGAATTGTCTAATAATCTTGTgcttttttatctttttcagggGAAGCAATAAAACCATGAACTGCACCAATCAGTCCTCTGTTAAGGACTTCATTCTCTTGGGATTTTCAGACTTTAATCCCTATCTACAGAAGTCAATGTTTGTGCTCCTCTTGTTAGTCTACCTTGCAACTTTGATAGGTAATATGACAATTGTATTACTTGTAACAGTGGCCAATGGTCTCCAAACACCAATGTATCGCTTTCTCAGAAACCTGTCTTTCTTGGAAATATGTTTAACCTCCACCATACTCCCAAAAGCTATAAGTGGCGTCAACCCAAACAACTCAATTATTTCATTTGCAGACTGTGCTGTGCAGatgtttctttttgtttctctgggAGCCACAGAGTGCATTTTGCTAGTGGTGATGGCATATGACAGGCATGTTGCTATCTGTAACCCATTACGATACCTAGTGATCATGAATCCAAAAATGTGTGTTTCATTGATGACTGTTTCATGGATGTGGGGTGGCAGTGTATCTGCAGTACTGACCAGTTTTATTTTCAGTTGGCCTTACTGTGGATTTAACATCATCAACCACTTCTTCTGTGACATGCCAGCAGTTCTGAGTCAAGCTTCTGCTGACACCTTCATTAATAGGGTGACAGTATTTGCTGCTGCCATGGTTTGCTGCATCTGCCCCTTTATAGTGATTATTCTGTCCTATGTGAACATTCTTTTCACTATCCTTAGCATGAGCAGTGCAGCAGGAAGACACAGGGCTTTTTCCACATGTAGTTCTCACCTTGTTTCTGTCACTCTGTTTTATGGCTCTAAAATATGCATGTATTTCCGAATCAGACACAGTGGAACCCAAGAGCGGGACAAACTGCTCTCAATTCTCTATAGTGTGATGACCCCCATGCTAAACCCACTTATATACAGTCTGAGAAATAAAGATGTTAAAGATGCTTTAAAGAGTCTTATCAAAAGGACTGGCATTTCCCCAAATACTATGTAGCTTTTTAATAAAGTATATGcaataggaaaatacatttaaattggaaagaaaatgtttatatttatgtaaTAGTTTCCCTTAATTTTATGAAACTTCGAATACATGACATGTTATTTTAGCTGTTCATAACTAATATTCGAAAAGCTATGATTTATCACTGGCCAGTGTTTTGGTTTTTTGCATTTATTGGGAAGTACTGTTCATGCTCAATGGGCTATCTCTTTTTGCATTCAattttgtattaatgtatttttttgaaCATTTTAATACAAACTGTATAATATTAAATAAGCATTGGAAAatagccctctctgaagggtcacaccaacatttttgccttcctcctctttttctgacctcaattttgctagttttaggactttgcgcactttaccactgttgaccagtgctaaagtgcacatgctctctccccaaAATATGGTAGCATTGATTCCTATCcaactagcatatttaatttacctgtacgtctctggtaaagtgcattacatctgcccagggcctgtaaattaaatgctactagtgggcctgcagcgctgattgtgctactcacataagtagccccttaatcatgtgtcaggcctgccattgcaaggcctatgtgtgcagtttcactgccacttcatctTGACATTTAAAtctactcccctttttctacatataatttacccctaaggtagactgTAGGTATCGCATAGGGCAGTGTGGTAATTACGTAAATGGCccggcatgtacttatgtgtttttacatgccctagtagggtgaaactcacaaattcgttgtccactactgtgaggcctgctcctctcataggctagcattagaactgccctcatatacttttaaatgATAGATTCTGATCTAGAAGGAGTAGCCCTGgcatgtttagtatgaccagaatagtGATAGAAATtcatgcttactggtgaagttggatataatattattattttagaaatgccacttttagaaagtggaaatttTTCTGCACTtacctccatctgtgccttacagcctgtgtccgatccatgtctggtctgtaatGGTTGATGGCTCTCTTTGTgcgtttcacccagacagccataaacacagggcactctgtcacatttgcattcatctgcatactgaatgggtctccctgggctggaagggtggaggggcacctttttacacttcaaaggccaataGCCTGTTCTCAAACAAAGAACTTACAAAGGACTTACAACCccctacagggatcctggcagacagggatggGCTGAAAGTGGATCTTGttcacttcaaaacaactctttgaagtttcccccacttcgaaAGAaattttttgggtatatatactgggtctctgacttctggatctacacctgaactctgtcagatgaACAGTCTAGCTGCCCAAggaacttatctggactgctttgcttagaAGAACTTATGCCCTGCttgttgcctgctgcctgctgcctgctgacctctgactttgctagaaggactctgccttccccaaaagtgctctccaagtgcttagaTTGTGTTTGCCTCCAGTTCTGAACGCTCAGGGCCAACATAGACTTCATCTTGTAGCTTCTAGCTAGTTTTCCAACTTCAGCAACTCCTGCACAGACGTGGCTGCCCGACTCCACAACACTGCCTGCTCCAGGGCTGTGGCCCTTGCTGCATGCAATGGCTggggcctgcaatgcaagtctgatgTCGCCACAATACCGCTGACGTCCCACAGTGTGATTGTAccactgtgaagtcaacacatcacgtcttgactgaCTGGATCTGTCGACCCCGTCGGGTcgcaaggaaccaatgccttgccaCCGACACCACACCAGCTCGTCCTGCAACCAGACAGAACTGATGCCTCGCCTCCCCCTGCCTTGCAGTGCCGAACCAACGACTCACCTCCCTGAATGCTTTAAGGGACTGACCCCGTACCGGTTCCAGTGACTCATCACCTCcacgactccatgcaacatctttgtttctttgttttacaAGGTACTGTGCGTAGGGGTCCGTGAGACTCTGTGACTGGGGTCTGTGGTGTCAGattattgggaatgactccatcagcgacaccgtgatagccccagttggaactattgtgtttatatgtgctttagtgggatttaatctttaaaaatccataagtttgcttgtgtacattggattttcattgttttgaccatattttattcaaataaatattatctattgctTCTAGACCTGTGTGGTttatatttgtggtgttttcactatgttactgtatgagctattgcacaagtactttacacatttctttctaagttaagtctgcgtGTTCTGTGCCAagatactagagggtgagcacaggataatttgggttgtgttgtgacttaccctgattacgatggtggtccctacttggacaagggtaaacACGTCTATTCACAGACCCAATTTAGGATGGCTGTACATCATTcatacatgttaaacttaaaactgATAAGAGACATTACAATATTTCCAAATACTTCATGTTTGAAAGGCATTCAACATGATTAATATTCCAACCTGGCACATTTATGTCTTGAAATTAGAATTACATGCTCATAaaaatggacacattacattttgatAATCTATCCCTTTCCTCCTGAgaaggtgtgtgttttttaactTGCCATTATAGCTTTTGTACCCAAAGATTAGTCAAAGGAGCTAACAACTAAGCTCCAGAGATATCATTACAtaggaaacatcacttacattgcAGTGACTTTACTACAAAGTGttcgtggtaaagacattcgtggtaaaagcatatgcattgtaaaaacatttagtggtaagtgcatgcgtggtaatgaccatgcattgtacttaccgctttgtaaaggcatgcattgtaagtgcatgcgttgttccatcatacatccttaTTACAGAGTATCAGTTTCACAGTGACATTAATATTCTTTATAGTAACCTCTTCTAATACAAGCTTgcataaatgaaatgtattttgggCCATAATCAAATGTTTTAAGTGCCCACCATCCTTTATTACTTCAAACAGATACCTAAGACCAACATTCCCATTTATTGTTTATGCTTAATTTCCTTGCTTTTTCTGTTATGTTTTGTTACAATATTTTATATAGTGTCCATGCCCCAAATGGTTTCATGGTGCTGAAAGGAAACCAAATGTAGACACTAAgtggaaattattttttattataagcttgcctgaaaagccaggttttcggTGTTTTCCTGAATTATTGATAACCGTTAGCAGATCTTATCCCTTAAGAAAAGACGTTCCATAATTTAGAAGCAGCCACTGAGAAACAGACCCAGCCAGAATGCTTATACTTGAAGTTGGGGACACATAACAAGCAAAGTTGGGCAGAACGAGAGGATGTGGGGGAATTCCAAAGAGAATAGAAGAATGACTAGTGAAGTGGAGATATAAAGATAATGTAACTAACGTTATAGTTCTTTAGGTAGCCAATGGGGATTCTTCATCCGGGGTAATATTGCAGTGTTTAGGTTGTTTGTAGATCAGACGAGACACCTGATTCTGCACTACGTGCAATCTTTTAATCAGGCCTTTCGAAAGACTAGCATATAATGAATTTGCATGGTCTAACCCAGACAACACCAGAGTGATGACAGCTTGGAGAAGAGCCTCAGGGTTAAGAAATTTTGCAATTATCTTTATTTGTCAGAGCATTAAGAAGGCAGATAATATAACTGAACGAATTTGAGGTTTCTGGTATAGACATGAGTCAATGGTAAACCTGAGGCTTTTTATCTTTCTTTTGGAGAGGATGGAATCTCCTAGCTGAGCAGGCCAAAATGAATCGGTCCAATATTCAAGCCTATTTTTGGATATAATGATCTCGGTTTTATCCATATTTAATTTAAACTGATTACTATTCATCCACTTCTGAATAAACAACATAGTTGATTGGAAACGCTCAATAGACTCAGGGGAATTGTCCAATTTGAAAAGCAAT encodes:
- the LOC138301577 gene encoding olfactory receptor 10A4-like; amino-acid sequence: MARGERDPAFTSEELEKLVDGVLPQYTLVYDPHDKQSGSTAVTSSEGSAQHYPSERRGSNKTMNCTNQSSVKDFILLGFSDFNPYLQKSMFVLLLLVYLATLIGNMTIVLLVTVANGLQTPMYRFLRNLSFLEICLTSTILPKAISGVNPNNSIISFADCAVQMFLFVSLGATECILLVVMAYDRHVAICNPLRYLVIMNPKMCVSLMTVSWMWGGSVSAVLTSFIFSWPYCGFNIINHFFCDMPAVLSQASADTFINRVTVFAAAMVCCICPFIVIILSYVNILFTILSMSSAAGRHRAFSTCSSHLVSVTLFYGSKICMYFRIRHSGTQERDKLLSILYSVMTPMLNPLIYSLRNKDVKDALKSLIKRTGISPNTM